The Cognatishimia activa nucleotide sequence TCTTTATGAAGCCTTTCCTGATCTTGCAATTGCGCCCCGAGCCAGAAGCCAGCGACAATGAGTTCGAGGCTATTTTGACGAAATCAGGACTGTCTCGCGAGGCGACCCATCGGGTGCAACTTAATCAGGAAGACCTTCCAGACGATCTCAATTTGGACAGCTACTCCGGCATCATTGTTGGCGGCGGTCCGGGATGCGTTAGCGATGCCCCTGAAGATAAAACAGAGATCGAAGCCCGGATTGAATCCGCCATTCTGTCTTTGATGCCTGAGGTGACGGAACGAGACTACCCGTTTTTGGGCTGTTGCTATGGCATCGGAGTTCTTGGACATCACCTCGGAAAAGTCGTCAACAAAGACAACTATTCTGAACCTGTTGGGACAGCAGATTGTAGCCTCACCGAAGACGGCAAGACCGATCCTTTGTTGTCGGGTGTGCCCGATCGGTTTGAAGCCTTTGTGGGTCACAAGGAAGCGATGCAGCGTTTGCCGGAAGGCTGCACACATTTGGTCTCTGCACCAACCTGCCCCTTTCAGATGGTGCGGTTTGGTTCAAACGTCTACGCCACGCAATTCCATCCGGAAGCAGATGCTGATGGGTTTGAATTTCGGATCGGCATTTACAAACACAATGGCTATTTCGATCCTGAGGCGGCTGACGAGTTGATCGAAATGTGCCGCGCTGCGGACGTGTATGCGCCAGAACTTATCCTACGGAATTTTGTCGAGACTTACGCGCGTGCGATCTAACGCAGAGCCTGCGTAACTTGCTCGTGAAGTTTGGCATTTCCTGCCACGACTCCAGCGAGCCTTGGGTCTTGGTTGTTGTAACGCAGAGGGTTTCCTGACTTATCGGAAACTGTTGCTCCTGCTTCCTCGAGGATGATGGTCCCCGCTGCAACATCCCATTCCCAAGTAGGGCGCAGGGTCAGCATTCCATCAAACGATCCATCCGCAACGAGTGATAGGCGATACGCCAAAGAAGGGCGGTGGCTGCGATTGAACTTGGGAACATTCTTCCAATGTTTGGCGTCCATTGTTGGTTTAGCGGCCAAGATTTCAGAAGCATCTAGGTTCGAAGCATAGCTGGGTGAAATGGGTGTCGCATTTAAGGTCGCGCCCAATCCATACGCAGCCGTATAGAGCTTGTTGCGCAAAGGCAGAAAGACAACACCCGCTACGATCCGACCTTTTTCAGCTATTGCAAGTGAATGGGCCCAAGTGTTGCTGCCTTCGATAAAGCTGCGCGTGCCGTCGATAGGATCGATGATGAATGTACGGTCGCGATTAATTCGCTCATTATTTGGCGGTGTTTCTTCACTCAACCAGCCATAGTCGTGGCGCGCTGCTTGGAGCTCCGCTTCCAACATCCGGTTTACCGCCAGATCCGCTTCGGTGACCGGACCCGCGCCGTCAGGTTTATTCCAGACTTCCGGATTCGCATTGGCATAACCCGATGCGATGCGCCCAGATTCACGGGCGGCATCAATCAGCAAATCGAGATCGGCTTGGAGATCACTGCCCTGCAAGTGTCATCCCTTCGACAAGCAAGGAAGGGACGATCCGTGACAGATAAGTACGGGCGTCATTTGCGGGAACTATGCTTTTTAGCATGTCGCGCAAATTTCCTGCGATGGTGCACTCATTTACGGCATGTGTGATTTCACCGTTTTCGATCCAAAGCCCTGCGGCGCCGCGAGAATAGTCACCTGTATTCGGATTGATCGTCGAACCAATCAATGACGTCACCAGAAGGCCGGTGCCCATTTCACGAATAAGATCATCGCGGCTCTTTTCACCCTGCGTCAGCGCAACATTCCACGTGCTTGGTGAAGGCGGGCCGCCTACGCCGCGTGCGGCATTGGCAGTGCTTTCCAATCCCAGCTTTCGCGCATTCGCAAGGTCTAGGGTCCAGCCAGACAAAGTGCCATTATCAACGATGGCGCGTTTTTTTGTTGCGAGGCCTTCGGCGTCAAACGGACGTGATCCCGAGACACGCGGGCGATGCGGATCTTCAATGAGGGAAATTCCCTTGGGCAGAACATCTTCGCCAAGCGCGTTGAGCAACCATGAAGAGCCCCTTGCAATGGCCGCCCCGTTGGATGCGCCCAGCAAGTGCCCGATGAGAGAGCTTGAAATACGTTCATCAAACAGCACAGGGAAAGCCCCTGTTGGTGGCTGTTTTGCATTCAGTCGCGCAAGCGCACGATGAGCGGCAGATTGCCCGATATCTTCTGGGGAGCGCAGATCAGCCTGAAATATCCGCCCGTCTCCATCATAGTCTCGCTCCATTGCAGCACCGGTGCCCGCAATGGCAACACAGGATGTGCCGCGATCAGACCGTGCATAGTGTCCTGAGAACCCATTGCTTGCAGCGAGCTGCACCTCTGTTTGCCCATAGCCCGCAGAGGCTGACTGAACTTGAGAGATTCCCTCAATCGCGAGTGCAGCTGCTTCGGCTTCTGCGGCATCTGACTGCAGATCAGATGGATCAGGTTCTGCGGTTGGATCGCATAACTCAAGCGCATCTAAATCCCAGGCGGTTGCGATTTGATCAGAGCTTGCGAGACCTATGTAAGGATCTTCCGGAGCTTCTTTCGCCATGGCGATGGCGCGTTCAGCCATCACTCGAATTGTTTCAGGTTTAGTATCTGATGCAGAAACATTTGCCTGGCGTTGGCCAACAAGGACGCGCAGCCCGATGTCGACGGCCTCTGACCGCTCTGCGTGCTCCAGCTTACCTTGTCGAACGTCGATGGAAACCGATGTGCCCTTGAGAGCCATTGCATCCGCGGCATCGGCCCCCGCTTTTTGCGCGGCCTCAAGCAGTTGATTGGTCAGATCTTCAAGATTGGTTGTCATCCTGCCTCCGCAAATTCGTTGCTATTGAGGTAGACCTCAGGCGCGGTCAAAGCAAGAGGTGCAGCCCGTAGCAAAGAAAAAGGACCGCCTGTTTGCGACAAGCGGTCCCTTTCAGATGTTAGTGACTGTTATTTGATGCGTTGTCCGTTTGCCAGAACATGGCCGGATTCATTGACCTCGATGCGAGAATTCAACTCATCCTCGGATGGGCCTGGGGTTGCAAAGATACCCATCATCATACGGGCGCCCATGGCGTCGTCTTCGCCGACAAAGCCCATCTGGATGAGTTTATCGAGCAGACCGTTGCCACCCAGCAGACGGAATTCAGCAGCGCCCAATGGGCGTGGCATGCCGTCAAAGCTATCCATGTCGGTATTGTCAAATGTGAAGTCACCTTCGCCTGTGAGCTCTGCGCCTGCGATTTCAACAACGAAATCGGAAAGTGTCAGGGCGGTCAGTTCGCCGGGGAACTCATCGCTGTCTTCAATGGATGGATCCAACAGGCTGGTGAATATGCGGGTCTTGCCGTCCAAAGTGAAGCTCAAAGTGGCTGGATCACGAGGTAGAATTGCAGAAGGATCAAAGATGTTCCAAAGCATTTCTGGAACAGACAGACCTCCGAAAGTCAGGCCAAGCGCAAAGTC carries:
- a CDS encoding glutamine amidotransferase; its protein translation is MKPFLILQLRPEPEASDNEFEAILTKSGLSREATHRVQLNQEDLPDDLNLDSYSGIIVGGGPGCVSDAPEDKTEIEARIESAILSLMPEVTERDYPFLGCCYGIGVLGHHLGKVVNKDNYSEPVGTADCSLTEDGKTDPLLSGVPDRFEAFVGHKEAMQRLPEGCTHLVSAPTCPFQMVRFGSNVYATQFHPEADADGFEFRIGIYKHNGYFDPEAADELIEMCRAADVYAPELILRNFVETYARAI
- a CDS encoding 3'(2'),5'-bisphosphate nucleotidase CysQ, with product MQGSDLQADLDLLIDAARESGRIASGYANANPEVWNKPDGAGPVTEADLAVNRMLEAELQAARHDYGWLSEETPPNNERINRDRTFIIDPIDGTRSFIEGSNTWAHSLAIAEKGRIVAGVVFLPLRNKLYTAAYGLGATLNATPISPSYASNLDASEILAAKPTMDAKHWKNVPKFNRSHRPSLAYRLSLVADGSFDGMLTLRPTWEWDVAAGTIILEEAGATVSDKSGNPLRYNNQDPRLAGVVAGNAKLHEQVTQALR
- a CDS encoding TldD/PmbA family protein, coding for MTTNLEDLTNQLLEAAQKAGADAADAMALKGTSVSIDVRQGKLEHAERSEAVDIGLRVLVGQRQANVSASDTKPETIRVMAERAIAMAKEAPEDPYIGLASSDQIATAWDLDALELCDPTAEPDPSDLQSDAAEAEAAALAIEGISQVQSASAGYGQTEVQLAASNGFSGHYARSDRGTSCVAIAGTGAAMERDYDGDGRIFQADLRSPEDIGQSAAHRALARLNAKQPPTGAFPVLFDERISSSLIGHLLGASNGAAIARGSSWLLNALGEDVLPKGISLIEDPHRPRVSGSRPFDAEGLATKKRAIVDNGTLSGWTLDLANARKLGLESTANAARGVGGPPSPSTWNVALTQGEKSRDDLIREMGTGLLVTSLIGSTINPNTGDYSRGAAGLWIENGEITHAVNECTIAGNLRDMLKSIVPANDARTYLSRIVPSLLVEGMTLAGQ